A window of Moritella sp. Urea-trap-13 contains these coding sequences:
- a CDS encoding ROK family protein, with protein sequence MKHSPVANIEFIKQVNTASVYRLIDEQKQISRVDLAKLSELAPASITKMTRQLMAAGLIKEVAQQASTGGRPAISLTCETEPFVFLSCKLGRNNLTIALHDIAGTKLVDYNVALNTAPNNDVIPFLLAQIADFINVNLKPDTQSLIAIAVTSPGLIDRESGTIVYLPKHNLKDIPLGKMLTKAFNVPAFIANHTQSLSLAELYFGAAQDCEDSVLLSVHDGVGSGIINNGKIFTNYNNQVGEIGHIRIDPLGLPCHCGSHGCLETIASNEAILKQVTGLIKQGHETSLTLEALTIEAICNAANSGDELAVQVLQRVSKLLGQAIAIIVNLFNPQKVLIKGEIVAAKNLIFPMIEHSVQQHALGSFVPNLIISEAEFQNEPSMAGVALVRKSLLEGGLLSYIINEHDA encoded by the coding sequence ATGAAACATAGCCCAGTCGCCAATATTGAATTTATTAAACAAGTCAATACGGCTTCTGTTTATCGCCTTATCGATGAACAGAAGCAAATTTCACGCGTTGATTTAGCAAAACTTAGCGAGCTAGCGCCTGCAAGTATTACTAAGATGACACGTCAATTAATGGCGGCGGGGTTGATTAAAGAAGTTGCACAACAAGCCTCAACTGGTGGTCGACCAGCCATATCGCTAACTTGTGAGACCGAACCATTTGTCTTTCTTAGCTGTAAACTCGGTCGTAATAATTTAACTATCGCCTTGCATGATATTGCAGGAACGAAGCTGGTTGATTATAACGTTGCTTTAAATACTGCCCCTAACAACGATGTGATACCGTTTTTATTAGCGCAAATAGCCGATTTCATTAACGTAAACCTTAAACCTGACACACAAAGTCTGATCGCCATTGCGGTGACCTCTCCCGGCTTGATCGACCGTGAATCAGGTACCATAGTGTATCTACCAAAACACAATTTAAAAGATATTCCACTCGGAAAAATGCTCACTAAAGCGTTTAATGTGCCCGCTTTTATTGCCAACCATACTCAGTCGTTATCATTGGCGGAGCTATATTTTGGTGCCGCGCAAGACTGCGAAGACAGTGTATTACTGTCGGTGCATGACGGTGTCGGTTCTGGCATTATTAATAACGGTAAAATTTTTACTAACTACAATAACCAAGTCGGTGAAATCGGTCATATCCGTATTGATCCGCTCGGCTTACCTTGTCACTGTGGCAGTCATGGTTGCTTAGAAACCATCGCCTCTAATGAAGCGATTCTGAAACAGGTCACAGGGTTGATTAAACAAGGCCACGAAACATCGCTGACACTCGAAGCCTTAACTATCGAAGCCATTTGTAATGCCGCGAATAGTGGCGATGAATTAGCCGTACAGGTATTGCAACGAGTGAGTAAGTTACTCGGTCAAGCAATCGCCATTATTGTTAACTTATTTAATCCTCAAAAAGTGTTGATCAAAGGCGAGATCGTAGCCGCTAAGAATTTAATTTTCCCGATGATTGAACACAGTGTGCAACAACACGCTTTAGGCAGTTTTGTACCAAACCTGATCATCAGTGAAGCCGAGTTTCAAAATGAACCATCAATGGCGGGTGTCGCGTTAGTACGTAAATCATTATTAGAAGGTGGCCTGCTGAGCTATATCATTAATGAGCATGACGCTTAG
- the nagA gene encoding N-acetylglucosamine-6-phosphate deacetylase — protein sequence MYALTNCTIYTNDRVLTEHCVIVDGEFIHDLVPVADCPTEITKIDLAGANLTAGFIDLQLNGCGGVLFNTDISINTLEIMQKTNERFGCTSYLPTLITATDDAMKSAIDTMAAYLDKHSNQALGLHLEGPYLSTAKKGIHSIDLIRRSEQAMIDHICANSAVICKVTLAPEHTDAAHIAQLTAADVLVSVGHTNATYTECMQGFDAGARFATHLFNAMTSITGRDPGVVGAIYDHNDVYAGIIVDGHHVDYANVRMSHKLMGEKLVLVTDAVAPAGANIESFDFVGTEVFYRDGKCVGADGTLGGSALTMIEAVENTVKHVGLPLDETLRMANLYPAKAIGVDDKLGSIAKGKVANLTAFDADFTVIKTIVNGQVKSF from the coding sequence ATGTATGCTCTCACTAATTGTACTATCTACACAAACGACAGAGTGTTAACTGAGCACTGTGTAATTGTCGATGGTGAATTCATTCATGACCTAGTGCCTGTTGCTGACTGCCCTACTGAGATCACCAAGATTGATCTTGCAGGCGCAAACTTAACGGCTGGTTTTATTGATTTACAACTGAATGGTTGTGGTGGGGTATTATTTAATACTGATATTAGTATTAACACCCTTGAAATCATGCAAAAAACCAATGAACGCTTTGGTTGCACTAGTTACTTACCAACATTGATCACCGCGACCGATGATGCAATGAAGTCAGCTATCGATACCATGGCGGCTTATTTAGACAAGCACAGTAACCAAGCATTGGGTTTACATTTAGAAGGTCCTTACCTGTCTACTGCGAAAAAAGGCATTCATAGCATTGACCTGATTCGTCGTAGTGAGCAGGCGATGATCGACCATATCTGTGCCAACAGTGCCGTAATTTGTAAAGTAACTTTAGCACCTGAACATACTGACGCGGCACATATTGCCCAATTAACCGCAGCAGACGTATTGGTATCCGTTGGCCACACTAATGCAACTTATACCGAATGCATGCAAGGTTTTGATGCTGGCGCTCGTTTTGCGACTCACCTATTTAACGCGATGACTTCGATTACCGGTCGCGACCCTGGTGTAGTTGGCGCGATTTACGATCATAACGACGTTTACGCCGGTATTATTGTTGATGGTCACCATGTCGATTACGCCAATGTACGTATGAGCCACAAGCTGATGGGCGAAAAATTAGTCTTAGTGACTGATGCTGTCGCGCCAGCCGGTGCTAACATCGAGTCTTTTGACTTCGTAGGCACAGAAGTGTTCTATCGTGATGGTAAATGTGTTGGTGCCGATGGTACACTAGGCGGCTCAGCATTAACTATGATCGAAGCAGTTGAAAATACAGTGAAACACGTTGGCTTACCGCTAGACGAAACACTGCGCATGGCAAATCTATACCCTGCAAAAGCAATTGGTGTGGACGATAAACTTGGTAGCATTGCTAAAGGCAAAGTTGCGAATTTAACAGCCTTTGATGCGGACTTCACTGTTATCAAAACGATCGTCAACGGACAAGTGAAAAGCTTCTAA
- the nagB gene encoding glucosamine-6-phosphate deaminase — protein MRLIPLNTPAQVGRWSAAYIVNKINAFNPTADKPFVLGLPTGGTPLTTYKELVKLHQAGDVSFKHVVTFNMDEYVGIDKHHPESYYTFMHSNFFNHIDIQADNINLLNGQAEDLEAECQRYEDKIKSYGQISLFMGGVGVDGHIAFNEPASSLASRTRIKTLTEDTRIVNSRFFDNDINQVPKLALTVGVGTLLDSKEILVLITGHNKALALEAAVEGSVNHLWTISALQLHAKSIIACDEPATMELKVKTVRYFKQLEAQNIQSFIAE, from the coding sequence ATGAGATTAATTCCTTTGAATACCCCAGCTCAAGTCGGTCGCTGGAGCGCAGCTTACATCGTTAATAAAATTAACGCGTTTAATCCGACTGCAGATAAGCCGTTTGTTTTAGGCCTACCAACTGGCGGTACTCCACTTACTACATATAAAGAGTTAGTCAAATTACACCAAGCTGGTGACGTTAGCTTCAAGCACGTAGTTACGTTTAATATGGACGAATATGTTGGCATCGACAAGCATCACCCAGAAAGCTACTACACATTTATGCACAGTAACTTTTTCAATCACATCGATATTCAAGCAGACAACATCAACCTACTAAATGGTCAAGCTGAAGATTTAGAAGCTGAATGTCAGCGTTATGAAGATAAAATCAAAAGCTACGGTCAAATCAGCCTCTTTATGGGTGGCGTCGGTGTTGATGGTCATATCGCATTTAACGAACCAGCATCATCTCTGGCTTCACGCACACGAATTAAAACACTAACAGAAGATACGCGTATCGTTAACTCACGCTTCTTCGACAACGACATTAACCAAGTGCCAAAACTAGCACTGACTGTTGGTGTTGGGACACTATTAGATTCAAAAGAAATTTTAGTACTGATCACAGGCCACAACAAGGCATTAGCCCTTGAAGCGGCAGTTGAAGGCAGCGTAAACCACCTTTGGACTATCTCTGCACTACAACTACACGCCAAATCAATCATTGCTTGCGACGAACCAGCAACGATGGAATTAAAAGTTAAAACTGTACGCTACTTCAAACAGCTAGAAGCGCAGAACATTCAAAGCTTTATCGCGGAGTAA
- the nagE gene encoding N-acetylglucosamine-specific PTS transporter subunit IIBC, with amino-acid sequence MFSYLQKIGRALMVPVAVLPAAAVLMGIGYWIDPVAWGGESMLAAFFIKSGAAIIDNMSLLFAVGVAYGMSKDKDGSAALAGLVGFLVVTTLLSPGAVAAIQGVGADQVSAAFGKINNQFVGILVGVISAELYNRFSEVELPKALTFFSGRRLVPIVTSFVMMGVSFVLMYIWPMIFDGLVTFGTSIKDMGPTGAGIYAFFNRMLIPVGLHHALNSVFWFDVAGINDIPNFLGGAQSLENGSATVGVTGMYQAGFFPIMMFGLLGAALAFIHTAKPENKAKVTSIMMAAGFATFFTGVTEPLEFSFMFVAPVLFVLHAFLTGVSVFIAASMHWIAGFGFSAGLVDLVLSSRNPLATQWYMLLVQGAVFFVIYYASFRAIIVKFDLKTPGREDAGEEAAAPAKAGKASHAEVAAKVFELVGGKDNLVHVDNCATRLRLDVKDSALVNDAELKRHVPGVIKPSKTAVQVVIGPQVEFVANALKKLV; translated from the coding sequence ATGTTTAGCTATTTGCAAAAAATTGGTCGTGCACTAATGGTTCCAGTGGCAGTTTTACCTGCTGCTGCTGTATTAATGGGTATTGGTTATTGGATTGATCCAGTCGCATGGGGTGGTGAAAGCATGCTTGCAGCATTCTTCATCAAATCTGGTGCTGCAATCATTGATAATATGTCTCTGCTATTTGCTGTCGGTGTTGCTTACGGTATGTCAAAAGACAAAGACGGCTCAGCCGCGCTTGCTGGTCTTGTTGGCTTCCTAGTTGTGACAACGCTACTTTCACCGGGTGCAGTTGCTGCTATCCAAGGTGTTGGCGCTGACCAAGTTTCTGCAGCCTTCGGTAAAATCAACAACCAATTCGTTGGTATCCTAGTTGGTGTTATCTCTGCTGAACTTTACAACCGCTTCAGTGAAGTTGAGTTGCCTAAAGCACTTACCTTCTTCAGTGGTCGTCGCCTTGTTCCTATCGTAACGTCTTTCGTCATGATGGGCGTATCATTTGTACTTATGTACATCTGGCCAATGATTTTTGATGGTCTAGTAACTTTCGGTACTAGCATTAAAGATATGGGCCCTACAGGCGCTGGTATCTACGCATTCTTTAACCGTATGCTTATCCCTGTTGGTCTTCACCATGCACTTAACTCAGTGTTCTGGTTTGACGTTGCTGGTATTAACGATATTCCTAACTTCCTTGGTGGCGCACAATCACTAGAAAACGGCAGCGCAACTGTTGGTGTTACTGGTATGTACCAAGCTGGTTTCTTCCCAATCATGATGTTTGGTCTATTAGGTGCAGCGTTAGCGTTCATCCATACTGCTAAACCTGAAAACAAAGCTAAAGTAACATCTATCATGATGGCTGCTGGTTTCGCAACATTCTTCACCGGTGTTACAGAACCACTAGAATTCTCATTCATGTTTGTTGCGCCAGTACTATTCGTATTACATGCATTCTTAACGGGTGTATCTGTATTCATCGCGGCTTCAATGCATTGGATTGCAGGCTTCGGTTTCAGTGCTGGTCTAGTTGATTTAGTATTATCTTCACGTAATCCACTTGCAACACAGTGGTACATGCTACTAGTTCAAGGTGCTGTATTCTTCGTAATCTACTACGCTTCATTCCGCGCTATCATCGTTAAGTTTGACCTTAAAACTCCAGGTCGTGAAGACGCTGGTGAAGAAGCTGCAGCTCCGGCTAAAGCGGGTAAAGCTTCACACGCTGAAGTTGCTGCTAAAGTTTTCGAACTTGTTGGTGGTAAAGACAACTTAGTACACGTCGATAACTGTGCGACACGTTTACGTCTTGATGTTAAAGATTCTGCACTAGTAAATGACGCTGAACTTAAGCGCCACGTACCAGGTGTAATCAAGCCAAGTAAAACTGCTGTTCAAGTAGTGATTGGTCCACAAGTTGAATTCGTTGCTAACGCACTTAAAAAACTTGTTTAA
- the tpx gene encoding thiol peroxidase has translation MTQVTFQGDAVNISGTIPAVGSLAPAFSLTAGDLSDLTLTGLQGKKVVLNIFPSIDTPVCAAGVRAFNEAAATLENTVVVCVSADLPFATGRFCEVEGIANVQHASTFRSPEFAEAYGVAIPDGALRGLTTRAVVCINAEGVVTHSELVAEITDEANYELALKAL, from the coding sequence ATGACTCAAGTTACTTTTCAAGGCGACGCAGTAAACATTTCAGGCACAATCCCAGCGGTTGGTTCATTAGCTCCTGCATTCTCATTAACAGCTGGAGACTTGTCTGATTTAACGCTTACTGGTTTACAAGGTAAGAAAGTTGTACTTAACATTTTCCCAAGTATCGATACGCCTGTATGTGCTGCTGGTGTACGCGCTTTCAATGAAGCTGCTGCAACGCTAGAAAATACTGTTGTAGTATGTGTTTCTGCGGATCTACCTTTTGCGACAGGTCGTTTCTGTGAAGTTGAAGGTATTGCTAATGTGCAACATGCATCAACATTCCGCAGCCCTGAATTTGCAGAAGCGTATGGTGTTGCGATCCCTGATGGCGCATTACGTGGTTTAACAACACGTGCTGTTGTATGTATCAATGCTGAAGGTGTTGTTACACATAGCGAATTAGTAGCTGAAATCACAGACGAAGCTAACTATGAATTAGCGCTTAAAGCACTATAA
- a CDS encoding ATP-dependent DNA helicase RecQ has translation MLHQTLQHYFGYDQFREGQEAVIKNIVSGSSSAAIFPTGSGKSLCYQVSALHLPHLTLVISPLLALIQDQLLFLKKHNIAAAKIDSSMSVDEVRDTMSKVREGEVKILMISVERLKNERFRKFIKQVPISLLVVDEAHCISEWGHNFRPDYLKLPQYQKELNIKQALLLTATATPSVIKDMETKFNIAPNNIIKTGFYRANLSLLMHPIAQDKKLHALTRWLGKKSGQASIVYVTLQRTAEELASALQQSGIEAVAYHAGMPTDIREEVQQKFMRNGIDCIVATIAFGMGIDKSNIRNVVHFDLPKSIENYSQEIGRAGRDGSDSQCLVLANLDNQSILENFVYGDTPELNGIEAVLSEIQSAGTEWEHTLYGLSMGSNLRQAPLKTLLVYLEMQGIIKPLYSYFAEYRFKFLKDPAQILNQFTDEKRVFIEEIFNASPAKRTWATVNFERMSEGYQEQRSRVITALEFLHERNNIVLESKLMTDVYQILNSRFDSQQLAETLHKQFAHKEQSEIKRVHAVGQYIQSAQCLSKGLSTYFGDDKAPGQCGTCSVCQGRVAQLPLPATMPALSAQQVMELSQGFISACDKQPTPVLITRFLCGISTPLFMKMKAKKISNFAALQAYPYQQILTLLTNQQ, from the coding sequence ATGCTGCACCAAACGTTACAACACTACTTTGGCTACGATCAATTTAGAGAAGGCCAAGAAGCTGTAATTAAAAATATTGTCAGTGGCAGTTCAAGTGCAGCGATTTTCCCAACAGGCTCTGGTAAATCATTATGCTATCAAGTATCGGCGTTACATCTGCCACATTTAACCTTGGTTATCTCACCGTTACTGGCCTTGATCCAAGACCAATTATTGTTTTTAAAAAAGCATAATATCGCCGCAGCTAAAATTGACTCAAGCATGTCCGTCGATGAAGTCCGCGATACCATGTCGAAAGTGCGTGAAGGCGAAGTAAAGATCTTAATGATCTCGGTTGAACGCTTGAAGAATGAACGCTTTCGTAAATTCATCAAACAAGTACCCATTTCATTATTAGTGGTCGATGAAGCGCATTGTATTTCAGAATGGGGTCATAACTTTCGCCCCGATTATCTGAAACTACCGCAATATCAAAAAGAGCTGAATATTAAGCAAGCCTTGTTATTAACCGCAACAGCAACACCATCGGTTATTAAAGACATGGAAACCAAGTTTAATATCGCCCCGAACAATATAATCAAAACCGGTTTCTATCGTGCCAATCTTAGTTTGTTAATGCATCCGATTGCCCAAGATAAAAAGCTGCATGCACTAACTCGCTGGTTAGGTAAGAAATCAGGGCAAGCATCAATTGTCTATGTCACCTTACAAAGAACCGCCGAAGAGCTAGCCAGTGCCTTGCAACAATCAGGTATTGAAGCGGTGGCCTATCATGCGGGTATGCCAACCGATATACGTGAAGAAGTGCAGCAAAAATTTATGCGTAATGGCATCGATTGTATTGTTGCCACTATCGCTTTTGGTATGGGCATTGATAAAAGTAACATCCGCAACGTGGTGCATTTTGATTTACCGAAATCAATCGAAAACTACAGCCAAGAAATTGGTCGTGCAGGCCGTGACGGCAGTGATTCACAATGTCTGGTATTAGCCAATTTAGATAACCAAAGTATCCTAGAGAACTTTGTCTATGGTGATACCCCAGAGCTCAATGGTATTGAAGCAGTACTTAGCGAGATCCAATCTGCTGGTACTGAATGGGAACATACTTTATACGGGCTATCTATGGGCAGTAACTTGCGTCAAGCACCGTTAAAAACCTTATTAGTGTATTTAGAAATGCAGGGCATCATCAAGCCACTGTATTCTTATTTCGCGGAGTACCGCTTTAAGTTCTTAAAAGATCCGGCGCAAATACTGAATCAGTTCACCGATGAAAAACGCGTGTTCATTGAAGAGATATTTAACGCATCACCAGCAAAACGTACTTGGGCAACGGTTAACTTTGAACGCATGAGCGAAGGTTATCAAGAACAGCGTAGCCGCGTGATCACCGCACTGGAATTTTTGCATGAACGTAATAACATAGTGCTAGAAAGTAAATTGATGACAGATGTATATCAGATATTGAACTCGCGTTTTGATAGCCAACAATTAGCCGAAACCCTGCATAAACAATTTGCCCATAAAGAACAAAGTGAAATAAAGCGTGTGCATGCGGTTGGTCAGTATATTCAAAGTGCGCAATGTTTGAGTAAAGGCTTATCAACCTACTTTGGTGATGATAAAGCACCAGGGCAATGTGGCACTTGCTCTGTCTGTCAGGGACGTGTGGCGCAACTGCCTTTACCTGCAACCATGCCCGCCTTATCAGCACAACAAGTGATGGAGCTTAGCCAAGGATTTATCAGTGCTTGCGATAAGCAGCCAACGCCCGTATTGATCACGCGTTTCTTGTGCGGCATCAGTACCCCCTTGTTCATGAAGATGAAAGCCAAGAAGATCAGTAACTTTGCCGCGCTGCAAGCCTACCCTTATCAGCAAATATTAACGCTGTTAACCAACCAGCAATAA
- a CDS encoding outer membrane beta-barrel protein, which yields MKYKQRLGVSVLAMTALMYTGIVAADGFVAAFGGYAFGTTDFSTIDSITEEESTVKIAESEHWGIMAGVTTPDPGSIYLLYSHQSTEFSIGDNLNQPEVTKLEIDYLHLGGALYFPQGKFRPYITTSAGLTQMRPDNGFSNETSFSMGIGGGAEYQFTPNFALFADMRGYATFINSSQALFCNSGNCKWLVDSELMWQGQVNVGTKLTF from the coding sequence ATGAAGTATAAGCAAAGACTTGGCGTTAGCGTGCTCGCGATGACTGCCTTGATGTACACAGGGATTGTGGCTGCAGACGGATTTGTCGCCGCCTTTGGTGGTTACGCTTTTGGTACCACTGATTTTTCAACAATAGACAGTATAACCGAAGAAGAAAGTACGGTTAAAATTGCCGAGTCTGAGCATTGGGGGATCATGGCTGGTGTGACAACGCCGGATCCAGGCAGTATTTATTTACTTTATAGTCATCAATCGACAGAATTTAGTATTGGCGATAATTTAAATCAACCAGAGGTCACCAAGCTGGAAATCGACTATTTACACTTAGGTGGTGCTTTGTATTTCCCACAAGGTAAATTTCGACCGTATATCACCACCAGTGCTGGTTTAACGCAAATGCGTCCCGATAATGGCTTCTCTAATGAAACCAGTTTTTCTATGGGCATTGGCGGCGGTGCTGAGTATCAATTCACCCCAAATTTTGCCTTGTTTGCAGATATGCGCGGGTATGCCACATTTATTAATAGTTCGCAGGCACTGTTTTGTAATAGTGGCAATTGTAAGTGGTTGGTTGATTCCGAATTAATGTGGCAAGGACAGGTCAACGTGGGCACAAAACTGACGTTTTGA
- the aqpZ gene encoding aquaporin Z — protein MTLTKKLGAEFIGTFWLVLGGCGSAVLAAAFPDVGIGLLGVSLAFGLTVLTMAFAIGHISGCHLNPAVSIGLWSGGRFSATELGPYIFAQVLGGIAGAATLYVIASGQAGFDASAGFASNGYGEHSPGGYSLVAALVAEIVMTFMFLIIILGATDKRAPQGFAPIAIGLGLTLIHLITIPVTNTSVNPARSTGVAIFQGDWALSQLWLFWVAPIVGAILAGIVYRWFESDDQEQQA, from the coding sequence ATGACATTAACAAAAAAGCTCGGTGCTGAGTTTATTGGTACATTTTGGTTAGTACTCGGTGGTTGTGGTAGTGCTGTGTTAGCGGCGGCATTTCCAGATGTAGGTATTGGTCTGTTAGGTGTATCGCTGGCCTTTGGTTTGACTGTATTAACCATGGCGTTCGCGATTGGCCATATCTCTGGCTGCCATCTCAATCCGGCAGTTTCAATCGGCCTTTGGTCGGGCGGTCGTTTCTCTGCGACAGAACTGGGTCCTTATATTTTCGCCCAAGTACTGGGTGGTATTGCCGGCGCAGCAACCTTATATGTAATTGCTAGTGGTCAAGCAGGTTTTGATGCTAGTGCTGGTTTCGCATCGAACGGTTATGGCGAACATTCTCCAGGTGGTTACAGTTTAGTTGCGGCACTAGTGGCTGAAATTGTCATGACGTTCATGTTTTTGATTATTATTTTAGGTGCAACGGATAAACGCGCACCACAAGGTTTTGCGCCTATTGCCATTGGTCTTGGCTTAACCTTAATTCACTTAATTACTATCCCTGTTACCAATACGTCGGTTAACCCTGCACGTAGTACTGGTGTGGCTATTTTCCAAGGTGACTGGGCCTTATCGCAGTTATGGTTATTCTGGGTTGCGCCCATTGTTGGTGCGATATTAGCGGGTATTGTTTACCGTTGGTTTGAATCCGATGACCAAGAACAACAAGCTTAA
- a CDS encoding benzoate/H(+) symporter BenE family transporter, producing the protein MTSTILNRINMGFIAALVGFTSSIALIYQAASNLGADIVMISSWVFALGLGMGLTSIGLSIYYRTPLLIAWSTPGAALLITSTLGFSINEAVAAFIFSACLITLSGVSGLFEKLMNRVPLQIASAMLAGILLSFGIEVFNVMNQSPLLVGLMFISFLISKALVPRFAMLAILIVGITSAWLQGLFVVPDLEWHLGQLVYIEPEWNITALINIGLPLFLVTMATQNMPGIAILKAHGYQAPVSKLMTVTGLTNILIAPFGGFGINLAAITAAICMSAEVDQDPKKRYWAAVSAGAFYLLMGICALSLMTLFQAMPTALIMALAGIALFSTIGGSLQHAFIESSYREAALMTFLVTASDFTLWNIGSALWGVVAGLITITVTALVATKKGA; encoded by the coding sequence ATGACCAGCACAATATTAAACAGAATAAACATGGGTTTCATTGCCGCCTTGGTCGGCTTTACCAGCTCCATTGCCCTCATATATCAGGCTGCCTCTAATCTCGGTGCAGATATAGTGATGATATCAAGTTGGGTGTTTGCGCTAGGGCTTGGTATGGGACTCACCTCTATCGGCTTATCTATTTATTACCGCACGCCGTTATTAATCGCCTGGTCGACCCCCGGCGCAGCATTACTGATCACCAGTACCCTAGGTTTTAGCATTAACGAAGCCGTGGCCGCCTTTATCTTCTCAGCTTGTCTAATTACCTTATCAGGTGTTTCAGGGTTATTTGAAAAATTAATGAATCGGGTACCACTACAAATCGCCAGTGCCATGTTGGCAGGGATCTTACTGTCTTTTGGTATTGAGGTATTCAATGTCATGAATCAGTCTCCCCTGTTGGTTGGACTGATGTTTATCAGCTTTTTAATTAGCAAAGCGCTTGTTCCTCGCTTTGCCATGCTGGCGATTTTAATCGTCGGTATTACCTCTGCATGGCTGCAAGGGCTGTTTGTTGTACCTGATTTAGAATGGCACTTAGGCCAGCTGGTTTACATTGAACCAGAGTGGAATATTACTGCGCTAATCAATATCGGCTTACCGCTATTTCTGGTCACGATGGCAACTCAAAACATGCCCGGCATTGCCATTTTAAAAGCCCACGGTTACCAAGCACCGGTATCCAAATTAATGACGGTGACAGGCTTAACCAATATTCTCATTGCGCCCTTTGGTGGTTTTGGTATTAATCTAGCCGCTATCACGGCTGCAATCTGTATGTCAGCAGAAGTCGATCAAGATCCGAAGAAACGTTATTGGGCGGCAGTAAGTGCCGGCGCTTTTTATCTATTAATGGGGATTTGTGCATTAAGCCTAATGACCTTGTTCCAAGCCATGCCTACAGCCTTAATTATGGCGCTAGCGGGTATTGCGTTATTTTCAACAATTGGCGGTAGTTTGCAGCATGCCTTTATTGAATCGTCTTATAGAGAAGCCGCACTGATGACCTTCTTAGTCACCGCGTCTGACTTTACCTTATGGAATATAGGCTCGGCACTGTGGGGGGTTGTCGCAGGGTTAATAACCATAACCGTGACGGCGCTGGTTGCAACTAAAAAGGGGGCGTAA
- a CDS encoding helix-turn-helix domain-containing protein, whose product MTESYTKFLYKKIIKRDTEDITINIHTSLGSRLKTARSNKGWSLDKASQHTGVSKAMLGQIERGESSPTVVRLWSIANGFELPLSYFLTDLAQTQTNHVANTALNMTLSKLQNREDDIHIVTLFPYDALTKLEVFQITLDPQRQHISAAHNSGVVEHIIAVDGTMEYYLALAADGTEQEWHSLQQGQSIKFNADQSHGYRNMTDKPVTIHNIISYTHA is encoded by the coding sequence ATGACAGAGAGTTATACAAAATTCTTATATAAGAAAATTATAAAAAGAGACACAGAGGACATTACTATCAATATTCACACATCTTTAGGCAGTCGTCTTAAAACTGCGCGCAGTAACAAAGGCTGGAGTTTAGATAAAGCCAGTCAACATACAGGTGTATCAAAAGCCATGCTAGGACAAATTGAACGCGGAGAATCAAGTCCCACCGTGGTACGACTGTGGAGTATTGCGAATGGTTTTGAATTACCGCTTTCTTACTTCCTGACGGACTTAGCGCAAACACAGACAAATCACGTTGCCAATACAGCGCTAAATATGACCCTAAGTAAATTACAGAATCGCGAAGATGATATTCACATAGTGACGTTATTTCCTTATGACGCGCTGACCAAACTAGAAGTATTCCAGATCACTTTAGATCCACAACGTCAGCACATCTCTGCAGCGCATAATAGTGGCGTAGTCGAGCATATCATTGCGGTTGATGGCACGATGGAATATTACTTAGCCTTAGCAGCGGATGGTACTGAGCAGGAATGGCATAGTTTGCAGCAAGGGCAGAGTATTAAATTTAACGCTGACCAGTCACACGGTTACCGTAATATGACGGATAAACCAGTGACTATCCACAATATCATTAGTTATACCCACGCCTAA